From a single Pseudoalteromonas nigrifaciens genomic region:
- a CDS encoding ABC transporter permease, whose translation MFEVFKKELRELLRDKKTLIFVVAVPVAVFPLIFAVVAFISAQAAMDAEQKVNTYAIVNGDYAPEFTDKVFYHKSFEQYKGTKTFNSVAQLKAAVIAGDIDMGIYLPSNAQQTLNNAQQSKWQVVFNDAKSINFLFQRVKELAQEYSDALQVQKLLSFGIDEATQKAILEPIEVVKVDTADKRENLGEKIGGFLPYLLVPLVLMGATYPAIDLGAGEKERGTLETLLLTPITRTQLVLGKFITLLTTSIASTTITVLSMGVWIALAITFADLEFIKVAFSSLAVSDLLMIFVLLLPLAAIFSALALAISIYARTFKEAQNYMTPLSLGVIFPVIIALMPNVELTVKTAFIPVTNVALAIKEIVKGTVDYTLIGLIFLATAIIAGILLAFCVKWFNREDVLFR comes from the coding sequence ATGTTTGAAGTATTTAAAAAGGAATTAAGAGAGTTACTACGCGATAAAAAAACGCTCATATTTGTAGTGGCTGTACCAGTTGCAGTGTTCCCACTTATTTTTGCCGTTGTTGCCTTTATTAGCGCACAAGCAGCTATGGATGCAGAGCAAAAAGTAAATACCTACGCTATTGTAAACGGCGACTATGCGCCAGAGTTTACCGACAAAGTGTTTTACCATAAAAGTTTTGAGCAGTATAAAGGCACTAAAACCTTTAATAGTGTTGCACAGCTTAAAGCCGCAGTGATTGCTGGCGATATTGATATGGGCATTTATTTACCAAGCAATGCACAGCAAACGTTAAATAATGCACAGCAAAGCAAATGGCAGGTAGTGTTTAACGACGCTAAGTCTATTAACTTTTTGTTTCAGCGGGTGAAAGAGCTAGCGCAAGAATACAGCGATGCGTTACAAGTACAAAAGCTGCTTAGTTTTGGCATTGACGAAGCAACGCAAAAAGCAATACTTGAACCAATTGAAGTTGTAAAAGTAGATACCGCCGACAAACGTGAAAACCTAGGTGAAAAAATAGGTGGGTTTTTACCGTACTTATTAGTACCTTTAGTATTAATGGGAGCAACTTATCCTGCCATTGACTTAGGAGCAGGCGAAAAAGAACGTGGCACCCTAGAGACATTATTGTTAACACCTATTACTCGTACACAACTTGTTTTAGGTAAATTTATTACCCTTTTAACTACTTCGATTGCCTCTACAACCATTACTGTGCTGAGTATGGGAGTGTGGATAGCCTTGGCGATTACTTTTGCGGATCTTGAATTTATTAAAGTTGCATTTAGTAGCTTAGCCGTTTCTGATTTATTAATGATTTTTGTATTACTGTTACCACTGGCGGCTATATTTTCTGCGCTAGCGTTAGCTATTTCAATTTACGCACGTACCTTTAAAGAAGCGCAAAACTACATGACACCGTTATCTCTGGGCGTTATTTTTCCGGTAATAATTGCCTTAATGCCAAATGTGGAACTCACTGTTAAAACAGCGTTTATTCCTGTCACTAATGTAGCGTTAGCAATAAAAGAAATAGTTAAAGGCACAGTAGATTACACGCTAATAGGGCTAATATTTTTAGCTACAGCTATTATTGCCGGTATTTTATTAGCTTTTTGCGTTAAATGGTTTAACCGCGAAGATGTGTTATTTAGATAG
- a CDS encoding ABC transporter ATP-binding protein, protein MIEVIGLKKKFKLTKDHKKNKVDEIDPREDKDYFHSVRDVSFRCAKGEVLGLLGPNGAGKTTTLRMISTALKPDAGSITIAGNDIIKKPLLGRKSIGFLSGSTGLYGRLTVKENIEYFAKLHGMSKKDIATRCEELFTLLDMHKFIDKRAENLSTGMKQKANIARAVVHYPAVVVLDEPTTGLDIMTTQTVINFIKGLKAQGTPVVFSTHHLDEVALLCDRVAVINEGVSCFDGTVEEFKQTGNSEELNQAFMNILTEKRDV, encoded by the coding sequence ATGATAGAAGTTATTGGCCTTAAAAAGAAATTTAAGCTAACTAAAGATCATAAAAAAAACAAAGTAGATGAAATAGACCCGCGCGAAGATAAAGATTATTTTCATTCAGTTAGAGATGTTAGCTTTCGTTGTGCAAAAGGCGAAGTACTTGGACTGCTAGGACCAAATGGCGCAGGTAAAACCACCACGTTAAGAATGATTTCTACTGCCTTAAAACCCGATGCCGGCAGTATTACCATTGCCGGTAACGACATAATAAAAAAGCCATTGCTGGGGCGTAAATCGATTGGGTTTCTATCGGGTTCAACCGGCTTATACGGGCGTTTAACCGTAAAAGAAAACATCGAATATTTTGCAAAACTCCATGGCATGAGCAAAAAAGATATTGCAACACGCTGCGAAGAGCTATTTACCTTGCTCGATATGCATAAATTTATAGATAAGCGTGCAGAAAACCTCTCAACCGGAATGAAACAAAAAGCCAATATTGCCCGCGCAGTAGTGCATTATCCTGCTGTAGTGGTTTTAGATGAGCCAACGACCGGGTTAGATATTATGACCACACAAACGGTAATTAACTTTATAAAAGGTTTAAAAGCGCAAGGCACACCGGTTGTTTTTTCAACGCACCACCTAGATGAAGTTGCTTTACTGTGCGACCGCGTAGCAGTGATTAACGAAGGCGTAAGCTGTTTTGATGGCACTGTAGAAGAGTTTAAACAAACAGGTAACAGTGAAGAACTTAACCAAGCGTTTATGAACATATTAACGGAGAAACGTGATGTTTGA
- a CDS encoding DUF3025 domain-containing protein, whose product MKRFTPPEEFQPSCLQSGAFEHLRTLFNIHEQKNWPLPSWFSPHLNAINANNLAISFVDDAKIDFAERYYEQVIFETGQVPTRTENWHDLFGGFIWCLFPKTKALINQRHVADIAVHGTKQRTKHRNALTLFDECGVVLAISNTQWQQWLRDHQWKTAFVEHRAQWGKTIKPFMFGHANYEMLTKPYIGLTGKALFVTVPDEIFCKDLVTQYQYLDQRLYEMIKTDQCLADNKLLSPLPLLGVPGWHEDNTDDTFYNNTDYFREKRRIRT is encoded by the coding sequence ATGAAGCGTTTTACTCCCCCAGAAGAATTTCAGCCAAGCTGCTTACAAAGCGGCGCTTTTGAGCATTTGCGCACGTTGTTTAATATACATGAGCAAAAAAATTGGCCTCTGCCTAGCTGGTTTAGCCCACACTTAAACGCAATTAATGCCAATAACTTGGCTATTAGCTTTGTCGATGATGCAAAAATAGATTTTGCTGAGCGTTATTACGAGCAAGTTATTTTTGAAACAGGGCAGGTGCCTACGCGTACTGAAAATTGGCACGACTTATTTGGTGGCTTTATTTGGTGTTTATTTCCTAAAACCAAAGCGCTTATTAATCAACGCCACGTAGCAGATATTGCAGTACATGGCACAAAGCAGCGTACCAAACATCGCAATGCCCTAACCTTATTTGACGAATGCGGTGTTGTACTGGCTATTAGCAATACCCAATGGCAACAGTGGTTGCGCGATCATCAATGGAAAACAGCGTTTGTTGAGCATAGAGCGCAGTGGGGAAAAACCATCAAACCATTTATGTTTGGCCATGCAAATTACGAAATGCTAACTAAACCCTATATTGGTTTAACGGGTAAAGCGTTGTTTGTAACTGTACCCGATGAAATATTTTGTAAAGATTTAGTTACCCAATACCAGTACCTAGATCAAAGACTTTATGAGATGATAAAAACCGATCAGTGTTTAGCCGACAATAAACTCCTTTCACCTTTACCACTACTAGGTGTTCCGGGGTGGCATGAGGACAACACCGACGACACATTTTATAATAATACGGATTACTTTAGAGAAAAACGAAGGATACGAACATGA
- a CDS encoding M28 family metallopeptidase: MKRYFSLTLITAAVLAGCATTSITSDDVTKGYNSIQADEIAKHVKVLASDEFGGRAPSSPGEKLTLDYLTAQFKALGLKPGNGNSFLQEVPLVSLEADSDMVLKIGGKNYQYKTDMVMGSSRISENQAIENSELVFVGYGVNAPEYNWNDYEGLDVKGKTVVMLVNDPGFATKNPDLFTGDAMTYYGRWTYKYEEASRQGAAGAIIIHETAPASYPWSVVENSWSGEQFGFQKENNNMDRVAVEGWVTTDVAKELFNKAGLDFDTLKANAAKGAYHVDMGDLTASIKIKNTIKKSISYNFIATLPGSEKPDEHVIYSAHWDHLGTDKNRKGDQIFNGAHDNATGTAGLIEVAEAFTKLPKHPSRSMTFLAVTAEEQGLLGSKYYAANPVIAANKTVANINMDSLNLLGKVKDISVVGIGKSQMDDLLTTVALEQGRTISGDPNPSSGGYYRSDHFAFANMGIPAMYAGGGTQAFDEETANYRKRMSLVLRGCYHQPCDRYRDEWDLSGAVQDLQLFYKVGFNISEQEQWPTWNTNSEFQRK, translated from the coding sequence ATGAAACGTTATTTCTCTCTTACCCTTATCACTGCTGCCGTATTAGCGGGCTGCGCTACAACAAGTATTACCTCCGATGATGTAACTAAGGGCTACAATAGTATTCAAGCTGATGAAATTGCTAAGCATGTAAAAGTGTTAGCATCGGATGAATTTGGTGGCCGTGCCCCTTCATCGCCAGGCGAAAAGCTAACGCTTGATTACCTAACAGCGCAATTTAAAGCCTTGGGTTTAAAGCCCGGTAATGGCAATAGCTTTTTACAAGAAGTTCCGCTGGTTTCGCTTGAAGCAGACTCAGACATGGTATTAAAAATTGGTGGTAAAAACTACCAATACAAAACAGACATGGTAATGGGCAGTAGTCGCATTAGCGAAAACCAAGCAATTGAAAACTCTGAGCTAGTATTTGTTGGTTACGGCGTTAATGCACCAGAGTATAACTGGAACGATTACGAAGGCTTAGATGTTAAAGGCAAAACGGTAGTAATGCTGGTAAACGATCCGGGCTTTGCAACTAAAAACCCTGATTTATTCACTGGCGATGCCATGACCTATTATGGCCGTTGGACTTATAAATACGAAGAAGCGAGTCGTCAAGGTGCAGCGGGCGCAATTATTATTCACGAAACAGCACCAGCTTCATACCCTTGGTCTGTAGTAGAAAACTCGTGGAGTGGTGAGCAGTTTGGTTTTCAAAAAGAAAACAACAATATGGACCGTGTAGCCGTTGAAGGCTGGGTAACAACAGACGTAGCCAAAGAGCTGTTTAATAAAGCAGGGCTTGATTTTGATACACTAAAAGCCAATGCTGCAAAAGGCGCTTACCACGTTGATATGGGCGATTTGACTGCCTCTATAAAGATAAAAAACACCATTAAAAAGTCTATCTCGTATAACTTTATTGCCACTTTACCGGGCAGTGAAAAACCAGATGAACATGTTATTTATTCTGCACATTGGGATCACTTAGGCACTGATAAAAACCGCAAAGGGGATCAAATTTTTAATGGCGCGCACGATAATGCTACCGGTACGGCTGGTTTAATTGAAGTGGCTGAAGCCTTTACTAAATTACCTAAGCACCCTAGCCGTTCAATGACCTTTTTAGCGGTAACCGCTGAAGAGCAAGGCTTATTAGGGTCAAAATATTATGCAGCTAACCCTGTTATTGCTGCCAATAAAACCGTTGCTAACATTAATATGGACAGCTTAAATTTATTAGGCAAAGTGAAAGATATTAGCGTGGTAGGTATTGGTAAATCACAAATGGATGATTTATTAACAACGGTTGCGCTTGAGCAAGGCAGAACAATATCTGGCGATCCTAATCCTTCTTCGGGTGGTTACTATCGCTCTGATCACTTTGCTTTTGCAAACATGGGCATTCCAGCCATGTACGCAGGTGGTGGCACGCAAGCCTTTGACGAAGAAACTGCAAACTACCGTAAGCGTATGAGCTTAGTACTGCGTGGTTGTTATCATCAACCATGCGATCGCTACCGTGATGAATGGGATTTATCGGGCGCGGTGCAAGACCTACAATTATTTTATAAAGTAGGTTTTAATATTTCTGAGCAAGAGCAATGGCCAACGTGGAACACTAACTCTGAGTTCCAACGTAAGTAA
- a CDS encoding putative manganese transporter gives MQLLSHSGFITANSKRFMGQNKRLLLPLFILVCLALPNLRAITITALSDAFFQVSVFVAATLLIYYYAIARLPQLELSYLSAKSPILEVAFASILGALPGCGGAIIVVTQFTKGQASFGAIVAVLAATMGDAAFLLLATRPTEGVIIMGIGLVVGTLSGLIVNAIHKKDFLRPLPQQHKQQVIQLPTAIIKISKPVWMVAIVPSLIIALLIAFNVDFNKWDTNIPNIISSFGAAMALFIVSIWAYSSKGESYKEVTSEDDACKRNPPSNITKVLQDTHFVTAWVVASFMLFEILVNVAGLDLKAWFLHYAYLAPLIAVLIGFLPGCGPQIIVTTLYIQGIIPFSALTANAISNDGDALFPAIAMAPKAALIATFYTAIPALAVGYGLYFW, from the coding sequence ATGCAATTACTCTCACATAGTGGATTTATAACAGCCAATTCAAAACGCTTTATGGGTCAAAACAAACGCTTATTATTACCACTCTTTATATTAGTGTGTTTAGCCCTACCTAATTTACGCGCTATTACTATTACTGCACTCAGTGACGCATTTTTTCAGGTCAGTGTTTTTGTAGCAGCTACCTTACTAATTTACTACTACGCCATAGCACGTTTACCACAATTAGAGCTTAGTTATTTAAGCGCTAAGTCGCCTATTTTAGAAGTTGCTTTTGCATCTATACTAGGTGCATTACCAGGCTGTGGTGGTGCAATTATTGTTGTTACCCAATTTACAAAAGGCCAAGCCAGTTTTGGCGCTATTGTCGCGGTTTTAGCTGCAACAATGGGTGATGCGGCATTTTTACTACTTGCTACTCGCCCTACTGAAGGGGTAATTATTATGGGTATTGGCTTGGTTGTAGGAACTTTAAGCGGGTTGATAGTAAATGCTATTCATAAAAAAGACTTTTTGCGACCACTCCCACAACAGCATAAACAACAGGTTATACAGCTACCAACAGCTATTATTAAAATATCTAAGCCGGTATGGATGGTTGCTATTGTTCCAAGCTTAATTATTGCTTTGTTAATTGCGTTTAATGTTGATTTTAACAAGTGGGATACTAATATACCTAACATTATTAGCTCTTTTGGCGCTGCAATGGCACTGTTTATTGTCAGTATTTGGGCGTATTCGTCTAAAGGAGAGAGCTATAAAGAAGTCACCTCAGAAGACGATGCATGTAAGCGTAATCCTCCCTCTAATATTACCAAGGTATTACAAGACACTCACTTTGTAACTGCGTGGGTCGTTGCGTCATTTATGTTATTTGAAATATTAGTAAATGTGGCAGGACTTGATTTAAAAGCATGGTTTTTACACTATGCGTATTTAGCACCACTTATAGCGGTATTAATCGGTTTTTTACCCGGTTGCGGGCCACAAATAATTGTTACCACTTTGTACATTCAAGGTATTATTCCATTTAGTGCTTTAACTGCAAATGCTATTTCTAACGATGGCGATGCGCTGTTTCCTGCCATAGCAATGGCACCAAAAGCCGCGCTCATAGCAACTTTTTATACTGCAATACCGGCTTTAGCCGTGGGTTATGGTTTATATTTTTGGTGA
- a CDS encoding dihydrolipoyllysine-residue acetyltransferase: MAKDFILPDIGEGIVECEVVEWLVAEGDTVAEDQPICDVMTDKALVQIPAVHDGVITKLYYQKGEIAKVHGPLFAMNVSGEAVSEEADAAPEKAAQTVVSNNSSEHLEDFILPDIGEGIVECEIVDWLVAEGEEIVEDQAVCDVMTDKALVQIPAKYTGVVNKLYYQKGEIAKVHSPLFQMTVAGRTAKADADINQAVVKAQTNAADKPAAIKAEQTTKIVNKKAVASPAVRRKARELDVDLTCVPGSGKNGRIYKQDIEEFVKGEVPNTIDTSPLHSGNEQRTSATHSGGTRVEPIKGIKAAMAKQMVASVSTIPHFTFSDEVDLTKLIALRSSLKEQYKAQGIKLTMMPFFVKALSLAMKEYPVLNSKVNDECSELTYYNDHNIGIAVDSKIGLLVPNIKSCQSKSIVEVANDLTRLTDSAREGRVAPDDLKGGTISISNIGAIGGTIATPIINKPEVAIVALGKLQHLPRFDENGQVVSKAIMQVSWSGDHRVIDGGTIARFNNLWKSYLENPSVMMMAMS, encoded by the coding sequence ATGGCTAAAGATTTTATATTACCCGATATTGGTGAAGGCATAGTTGAATGCGAAGTTGTTGAATGGCTTGTGGCAGAAGGTGACACTGTGGCTGAAGATCAGCCTATTTGTGATGTAATGACAGACAAGGCATTAGTGCAAATACCCGCTGTACATGATGGGGTAATTACCAAGCTTTATTATCAAAAAGGTGAAATTGCCAAGGTTCATGGGCCATTATTTGCTATGAATGTAAGTGGTGAAGCAGTTAGCGAAGAAGCTGATGCAGCACCTGAAAAAGCAGCTCAAACGGTTGTCAGTAATAATAGCAGCGAGCACTTAGAAGATTTTATTTTGCCAGATATAGGCGAAGGTATTGTTGAGTGTGAAATTGTTGACTGGTTAGTTGCCGAAGGTGAAGAAATAGTTGAGGATCAAGCGGTTTGTGATGTAATGACAGACAAAGCCTTGGTACAAATACCGGCAAAATATACTGGTGTTGTAAATAAGCTGTATTATCAAAAAGGTGAAATAGCCAAAGTGCACAGCCCGTTATTTCAAATGACGGTAGCAGGGCGCACAGCTAAAGCCGATGCAGATATAAATCAAGCAGTGGTAAAAGCACAAACTAATGCAGCAGATAAACCAGCGGCTATTAAAGCTGAGCAAACAACTAAAATTGTGAATAAAAAAGCAGTTGCATCGCCAGCGGTTCGTCGTAAAGCACGCGAGCTTGATGTTGATTTAACTTGTGTACCGGGCAGTGGTAAAAATGGCCGTATTTATAAACAAGACATAGAAGAGTTTGTAAAAGGCGAAGTTCCTAACACTATCGATACCTCACCATTGCACAGTGGCAATGAGCAAAGAACATCAGCTACACACTCAGGTGGTACACGTGTAGAGCCAATTAAAGGCATAAAAGCGGCAATGGCTAAACAAATGGTGGCGTCGGTTTCGACCATTCCACACTTTACCTTTAGTGATGAAGTAGACTTAACTAAGCTAATTGCGCTTCGCTCTAGTTTAAAAGAGCAGTATAAAGCGCAAGGTATTAAACTAACCATGATGCCGTTTTTTGTTAAAGCATTATCGCTTGCAATGAAAGAGTACCCAGTACTTAACTCTAAAGTAAATGATGAGTGCAGCGAGCTTACCTATTATAACGATCATAATATTGGAATTGCAGTTGACTCAAAAATAGGTTTATTAGTGCCTAATATTAAATCGTGTCAGAGCAAAAGTATTGTAGAAGTTGCAAACGATTTAACCCGTTTAACCGACTCAGCGCGAGAAGGTCGTGTTGCGCCAGATGATTTGAAAGGCGGTACTATTAGTATTTCAAATATTGGTGCAATTGGCGGCACTATTGCGACGCCTATTATTAATAAACCAGAGGTGGCTATTGTTGCTTTGGGCAAATTACAGCACTTACCGCGTTTTGATGAAAACGGCCAAGTGGTAAGCAAAGCTATAATGCAGGTGAGCTGGTCTGGCGATCATCGCGTGATTGATGGTGGCACTATTGCCCGTTTTAATAACCTTTGGAAATCGTACTTAGAAAACCCATCGGTAATGATGATGGCGATGAGCTAA
- a CDS encoding alpha-ketoacid dehydrogenase subunit beta: MAKMNMLHAINSALDITMAEHPQACIFGEDVGYFGGVFRATSGLQEKYGKHRVFNTPLTEQGILGFANGLAAFGAPALAEIQFADYIFPAFDQIVNESAKFRYRSGNEFNVGNLTIRTPYGGGIAGGLYHSQSPEAYFAHTPGLKVIVPRNPYQAKGLLRAAIKDDNPVLFFEPKRLYRASIGEVPEEDYTIELGKAEVVQQGTDVTLLAWGAQMEIIEDAAKQASEQGISCEVIDLRSILPWDVEAIAQSVTKTGRLIVSHEAPITNGFGAEIAATIGQECFLHLESPIMRVCGLDTPYPLALEKEYVPDALKVLAAIKQSMDF, translated from the coding sequence ATGGCTAAAATGAACATGCTACACGCAATTAACTCTGCACTTGACATTACTATGGCAGAGCATCCACAAGCCTGTATTTTTGGCGAAGATGTGGGTTACTTTGGTGGTGTATTTAGAGCAACTTCAGGCTTACAAGAAAAGTACGGTAAACACCGTGTATTTAATACCCCGCTTACAGAGCAAGGTATTTTAGGTTTTGCGAATGGTTTAGCGGCTTTTGGCGCTCCAGCGCTGGCAGAAATTCAGTTTGCAGATTATATATTTCCAGCATTTGACCAAATAGTTAATGAATCAGCTAAATTTCGCTACCGCAGTGGTAATGAGTTTAATGTGGGTAATTTAACTATTCGTACACCTTACGGCGGCGGAATTGCAGGGGGCTTGTATCATTCACAATCACCCGAGGCTTACTTTGCACATACACCAGGCTTAAAAGTGATTGTGCCGCGTAACCCGTACCAAGCAAAAGGCTTATTACGCGCGGCAATCAAAGATGACAACCCGGTATTGTTTTTTGAACCAAAACGCTTATATCGCGCATCAATCGGCGAAGTGCCAGAAGAAGATTACACCATTGAGCTTGGAAAAGCCGAGGTAGTACAGCAAGGTACAGACGTGACCTTACTTGCGTGGGGCGCGCAAATGGAAATAATAGAAGACGCCGCCAAACAAGCAAGTGAACAAGGCATTAGCTGCGAAGTAATTGATTTACGCAGTATTTTACCATGGGATGTAGAGGCAATTGCACAGTCGGTGACTAAAACTGGACGCTTGATTGTTAGCCACGAAGCGCCAATTACTAATGGTTTTGGTGCAGAAATAGCGGCAACCATTGGTCAAGAATGTTTCCTACATTTAGAATCGCCAATTATGCGCGTGTGTGGCTTAGATACGCCGTATCCGTTAGCGCTTGAAAAAGAATATGTACCGGATGCATTAAAAGTATTGGCCGCAATTAAACAATCAATGGATTTTTAG
- a CDS encoding thiamine pyrophosphate-dependent dehydrogenase E1 component subunit alpha: MSNPNNVSLNINHKLEFIDGNALTIPTLSILTEDGEIHPGATAPDISKHTAIKLYETMRFIRLLDERMQGAQRQGRISFYMQCLGEEAAVTASAAALDQNDMIMAQYREQAALHYRGFTLDQFMNQMFSNELDLGKGRQMPIHYGSKALNYMTISSPLGTQIPQATGYAYGQKIKHIDAKTGELASTIDNITICYFGEGAASEGDFHAGVNMAAVHQAPVIFFARNNGYAISTPADEQFKGDGIASRGVGYGIKTIRVDGTDALAVYAATKKAREIAVSTGEPILIESIAYRLGAHSTSDDPSGYRSKDEEANHQVCPIDKFRKWLIKQDWLNEADDVKAKESIREEILAALKRAEVVAKPALEELISDVYDTPIPSLQRQYEQLKAHIKLHPDAYPVTAGRIK; encoded by the coding sequence ATGAGTAATCCAAATAACGTATCGCTGAATATTAACCATAAGCTTGAGTTTATCGATGGCAATGCGTTAACTATTCCAACCCTTAGTATTTTAACTGAGGACGGCGAGATTCATCCAGGTGCAACCGCACCCGACATTTCAAAACATACCGCAATTAAATTATACGAAACCATGCGCTTTATACGTTTGTTAGATGAGCGCATGCAAGGTGCACAGCGTCAAGGCCGCATTAGCTTTTATATGCAATGTTTAGGTGAAGAAGCTGCAGTAACAGCCTCTGCAGCTGCGCTTGATCAAAATGATATGATTATGGCTCAGTACCGTGAACAAGCGGCGCTTCACTATCGTGGTTTTACGCTTGATCAGTTTATGAACCAAATGTTTTCTAATGAACTGGATTTAGGCAAAGGCCGCCAAATGCCGATTCATTATGGTTCTAAAGCATTAAACTATATGACCATATCATCGCCATTAGGAACACAAATTCCACAAGCGACTGGCTACGCTTATGGTCAAAAAATTAAACATATAGATGCTAAAACAGGTGAGCTTGCCAGCACTATAGATAACATCACTATTTGTTATTTTGGTGAAGGCGCAGCGTCTGAAGGGGACTTTCATGCCGGTGTAAATATGGCTGCAGTGCATCAAGCGCCGGTAATATTTTTTGCCCGTAATAATGGTTATGCTATTTCGACCCCTGCAGATGAGCAGTTTAAAGGTGACGGCATTGCTTCTCGTGGCGTTGGTTACGGTATTAAAACAATTCGTGTTGATGGCACAGATGCCCTTGCAGTGTATGCGGCAACTAAAAAAGCCCGTGAAATTGCAGTGAGCACAGGCGAGCCAATTTTAATTGAATCAATTGCTTATCGCTTAGGTGCGCATTCGACCTCAGACGATCCAAGTGGTTATCGCTCTAAAGATGAAGAAGCTAATCATCAAGTATGCCCAATCGACAAGTTTAGAAAATGGCTAATTAAGCAAGACTGGCTAAACGAAGCCGACGATGTAAAAGCTAAAGAATCAATTCGTGAAGAAATTTTAGCTGCGCTAAAACGTGCCGAAGTAGTGGCAAAGCCAGCTTTAGAAGAATTAATATCAGATGTTTACGATACCCCAATTCCATCATTGCAACGCCAATATGAGCAACTAAAAGCGCATATAAAACTGCATCCAGATGCCTACCCAGTTACAGCAGGGAGAATTAAGTAA
- the astE gene encoding succinylglutamate desuccinylase, with the protein MSATTPDYIEELKQTGDFLTLSRNNEWHLAAGEFTLNNGTVVTIHDTGVIEFQPATVSSKDVVYSSAVHGNETAPIEICDELIKQIIAGELLLKQRALFIFGNPQSINIGLRFVEENLNRLFNGHHSVDGVPMNNERTRAAKLEQYVSDFFSRGEQGSSRCHYDLHTAIRGSKNEKFAVYPYLHGKPWKKSQLQFLLSCGVNTVLMMKSPATTFSYYSSFVHDADSFTVELGQVKPFGENDMSRFAKTKQTLTALISQDMVEYPEFNADEFELFTVHRTINRTQNEFSFPFSDQAENFTGFAKGELLATDGDTPYYADVQGEAIIFPNANVAIGQRALLTVVPMAIDSNFI; encoded by the coding sequence ATGTCAGCCACTACTCCAGATTACATCGAAGAATTAAAACAAACTGGCGACTTTTTAACGCTAAGCCGCAATAACGAATGGCACTTAGCCGCAGGGGAGTTCACCCTCAATAATGGCACCGTAGTTACTATTCATGATACCGGTGTTATAGAGTTTCAACCGGCCACTGTTTCAAGCAAAGACGTAGTGTACTCAAGTGCAGTGCACGGAAACGAAACCGCACCAATCGAAATATGCGACGAATTAATTAAACAAATAATCGCCGGTGAGCTGCTCTTAAAGCAGCGCGCTTTATTTATTTTTGGTAATCCGCAATCAATTAATATTGGTTTGCGTTTTGTAGAAGAAAACCTTAACAGGTTGTTTAATGGCCACCATAGCGTAGACGGCGTACCAATGAATAACGAACGTACCCGTGCAGCCAAATTAGAGCAGTACGTAAGTGACTTTTTTAGCCGAGGCGAGCAAGGTAGCAGCCGCTGCCATTACGATTTACATACTGCAATTCGTGGCTCTAAAAACGAAAAATTTGCAGTGTACCCTTATTTACATGGTAAACCGTGGAAAAAGTCGCAATTACAGTTTTTATTAAGTTGCGGGGTAAATACCGTATTAATGATGAAATCCCCAGCAACCACCTTTAGTTATTATTCATCATTTGTGCATGATGCCGATTCGTTTACGGTCGAGCTTGGCCAAGTTAAGCCCTTTGGTGAGAATGACATGAGCCGCTTTGCAAAAACCAAACAAACACTCACTGCATTAATTAGCCAAGATATGGTTGAATATCCAGAATTTAATGCAGATGAATTCGAGTTGTTTACTGTGCACCGCACCATAAATAGAACGCAGAATGAATTTAGTTTTCCATTTTCAGATCAGGCCGAAAACTTCACAGGCTTTGCCAAGGGTGAGTTGTTAGCTACTGATGGCGATACACCTTACTACGCCGATGTGCAAGGAGAAGCGATTATTTTCCCCAATGCAAACGTAGCTATTGGCCAGCGAGCGCTGTTAACCGTTGTGCCAATGGCGATAGACAGTAATTTTATTTAA